The following coding sequences lie in one Arachis hypogaea cultivar Tifrunner chromosome 4, arahy.Tifrunner.gnm2.J5K5, whole genome shotgun sequence genomic window:
- the LOC112796818 gene encoding RING-H2 finger protein ATL33: protein MQNSPTIFSAPPPQQPQLPLPPPPHVVGQINVLPAPPPPTIPQFPGAPSSVFQITVLPVPPPPPFTVDSSSANFSPLEFLLAIIAIVTIPALIYTFIFAFRCSSSSRSEHAAGDFTGDSSVQSELSSQDDIEAAAFPGGVVADVKYRKESTEIGGECPVCLSIFTDGEEVRQLSACKHAFHASCIDMWLSSHSNCPICRATIPSAVSAQESKRSNSNSSAENQNRGGDLRRQGHRDANVMV from the coding sequence ATGCAAAACTCACCCACCATTTTTTCAGCCCCGCCGCCGCAGCAGCCGCAGCTCCCCCTTCCTCCTCCACCACACGTCGTCGGACAAATCAACGTCCTCCCAGCACCGCCACCGCCAACTATACCACAATTCCCTGGCGCTCCCAGCTCCGTCTTCCAGATCACCGTCCTCCCAGTACCGCCGCCACCGCCGTTCACCGTGGATTCCAGCTCTGCCAACTTCTCCCCACTGGAATTTCTCCTTGCCATCATCGCCATTGTCACCATCCCCGCCTTGATCTACACTTTCATCTTCGCCTTCAGGTGCTCGTCGTCTAGCCGCTCGGAACACGCCGCCGGTGATTTTACCGGCGACTCATCTGTCCAATCGGAGCTCTCTTCTCAGGACGACATCGAAGCTGCTGCCTTTCCTGGCGGTGTTGTCGCCGATGTGAAGTATCGGAAGGAGTCGACGGAGATTGGCGGCGAGTGTCCGGTGTGCCTGTCCATATTCACCGACGGGGAAGAAGTACGCCAGTTGAGCGCTTGCAAGCACGCGTTCCACGCATCTTGTATTGACATGTGGCTCAGCAGCCACTCCAATTGCCCGATTTGCCGCGCCACCATCCCCTCCGCTGTCTCCGCCCAAGAAAGCAAGCGTTCCAACTCGAATTCGTCGGCTGAGAATCAGAATAGAGGTGGTGATCTGCGGCGGCAGGGTCATCGTGATGCAAATGTCATGGTTTGA